The Thermincola ferriacetica region AACCGGGAAACTGGTCAGGGATGAGATTTTGGGGGTATAGGTGTTGAAGAATATAAATTCAGCATCATTGGGATAATTTACGAATTCGTTAGACAGATTGCCAGATTTGTGGGGGAATATGAGAATAAATAGTGTAGAGAATTAACACCTGCCGTGGGCAGGTGTTTTTTAGTATTTAAGAAATTTTTTATAGATTTTAATAAACTTGAAAGCAGGTGAAAAGCCAATGATCCGACAATATACTTTCAATGCTGCCGTATGTAGGAACATAATCCTGTTGCTCCTTTTCCCGGATAACAGCAACTATCTTCTGCAGGGCAGCCTCCAAATCTTCCCGGTGGGGAAATCCTTTCTGCTCGAGCAGTACCCGGGCAGCCACAAAGAGCGCCGTGGCCTCTGCCCCCGAAAAAGAAAGGGGTTTCAGATTATAGGCGCCTCTGGATGCAAAGGTATTAATATTAAATGAGCAACCCTGCACAAGCGTGGCGTACCCGTTTACTAAGTTCGTTTTTGTTCATTCTTCTTTCCTCTGTAAAACCTTTATTGTATCGTCAACCCAAAGTTCAAGCCTTCTAATAAACGCCCTTGGAAAATACTCCCTTGTTAGAACCTGTAACAGTATCCACAACCTGGATGCCCTTTTTTCCGATGCAGCACAATATATTTTGAGCCTTAACTCCCCATACTCTTTAATCATACTATCTTAATAAAAACAATGGTGGGAAACCGAATGTATAAACATACAATCCAGTTTCCCATAAACAAAACCGAGTAAATCGATAAGCCGAGTTCTGTCGTGGATGATCATCTATCTGGGACGACAGTTACCTGCCGCCTCTAGCGACCTTACCCGGGAACGGAACGGGCCGCTCCATTGTTCCCCTATTTGGTCTTGCTCCAGGTGGGGTTTACCTAGCCGGTTAGTCGCCTAACCGCTGGTGAGCTCTTACCTCACCGTTCCACCCTTACCCCATACTAGAGGTTAGAGGTAACCTCCAACCTCCAGTAGGAGGCGGTTTGTTTCTGTGGCACTTTCCTTGGGGTCGCCCCCACTGGGTATTACCCAGCACCCTGCCCTGTGGAGCTCGGACTTTCCTCAGGTATAAACATAAATTTATACCCGCGATCATCTGATTTACTCAGTTTATTTTATGTTTTGTTCTCCTGCTGTGTTTCAGGAGTTTTATACTAACATTTTTTTATCGTCATGTCAAATGCCAAATTTCTCTAATTATTTACCCAAATAACGTGGTTTGGACCTGGGCTCCAGAATTGGCATTGTTATTATCTTCTTTTTTAGGCAACAAATCGAAGCGCATGGGATAATAAGACACTATCTCCCGAGAATCAGCCAGCGCTTCAACTTGGTGTTCAACCTGACCTGTGATGGCCAGTCCCGTTCCTTTGGTCAATATGATATCCCGACCGGCAATAGCATATTTAAGCTTGCCTTTTACCAGGTAACTGGTTTGTTCATGAAGGTGCTTATGAAGAGGTAAAATTAAGCCTTTAGGATAATTAAACTCTACCAACATCAGTTTGGGAGTAAAGGCAATTACTTTCCAGGTAAGGGGGCTTTCCCGGTCAGGTTCAACGGAAACAGTGTGAATGTTTTCTTCAAGGTTAGCGGCTGCTTTAGCCAATTCGTAGGCCTGTTTATTAGTTTCCCGATCTATTAAATAAAGGTTGACCAGAGGATTTTCTTCCAAAAGGCTGCAGGCCCGTTCATGTAGCATTTTGAGCTTTTTATCCCTTACATCAAAAACACCCTTTAACTGTTTAAACATGAGCTCGTTATCGGTGTATATATCAACGGAACCGAAATTCCAATTTACCGCTCTTTCCAGCGCTTTATTCAGCGCCAGGTAACCTGCTTCATTAAGGGAAGTCTGGCCCACATATTCGCCTTTTTCCATTAAAGTAGTGGTTTTATCCGTACACGCTACCATCCCAATACCGGCAGTATTTGTTTTTCTACTGACAGTTCCGCAGAGGTATATAGTTAAATCCGCCATGTTACCACCTCTTGGCTAAATAAATGAATTTTTCACCTTATTATATGTGCCGTGGAAATAAATTGCCAAGGGGTGGCCATGCTTTTGATAATTTTAAAACCTAAAGAGTAAATAAAATCCGTCCGCAATTCTCACAAAAGATATCCTCAGAATTCTCTTGGTTTTTAAGTCTTTTAACTGTTTCGATGGACAAGACCATGTTGCACCCGGTACAAGTATCATGTTGAATTAAAGCCACAGGTTTTTTATCAGGAAACTTTTCCCGCATCTCGGTAAACCACCGCAATATTTCGGGCCCAATACTTTCCTTTAGTTTTTCGATATCATCGCTTATCCGGCTAACTTCCGCCTCCCGGCTATCCTTTTCCCGCTGAAAAGCAGTGCACAAGATTTTAAATTCCTTAATTCCCGCTTCAATCTCCTGTTTAACGCTGCTCAATTCATTCTCAATGCCTTCCATTTTTTCCAGATTGTCTATAATTTCATCCTCTAAAGCTGCTATTTGTTTTTCTATTTGTTCAACTTTATGCTGAGCCTGTTTCAGTTCTTTTGGGGAGGACACTTTATCGCTGTATAGCAGAAAGTTGGTTGCTGCCAGTTTTTCCTTCAAAGACTCTACCTCGTGTTCCCTAGCCCAATTTTTCTTTTTTATTTGTTCAAATTTATTCTTTTTTTGTTCATATATCTGTTTAAATTCTACCAATTCGGTTTTTAACTGCTTCAGTTTTGCTGTGCCGGACTTTAGCGGTCTTCCCAATTCATTTAATTGGCTCTCCAGGTTTTGTAAATCCCATAACAACTTAAGGTATTCTTTCATGGTAAACCCCCCGCAAAAAATAATATAAAGGACAGAAGTCCAGCTCCTGCCCTCATAAAAACGTAAAAGGGTCTGTGTTAACTTGAGATACATAAATTTCCACACCGTCTTTTACCAGGCGCTCTTTTAAAAATGCCGCCAGTTGGTCCAATATGACAATCTCCGTCCCGTTATGACCGGCGTCTATTAAATGCAGGTCCATTTCTTTTGCTTCTAAGGCTTCATGGTATTTCACGTCGCCCGTTACCAATACATCGGCGCCGGCAAAAAAAGCCTTATGCAAAAGGCTGGCTCCACTCCCACCGCAAACCGCCACTCTTTTAACTGTTTTTGCCAAATCGCCTACAACCTTAACAGTCTGCACATTAAGCGTTTTCTTAACCCTGTCGGCAAACCTGCCCAAAGTGGTCTCCTCGTTTAGAACTCCCATTCTGCCCAGGCCAAAAACCTTGCCCCTGTTGAAAAGAGGATACACATCATAAGCAACTTCTTCGTATGGATGGGCTTTTAACATTGCTTTCAAAACGCTGTTTAAATTCTGCTTGGGTAGAATCGTCTCCAAACGCTTTTCCTCTACCTTTTCAAGCTGTCCTACCGCTCCAATGAATGGGTCGGACCCTGCCAAAGGTTTAAAAGTACCTATCCCGTCAACCTGAAAAGTACAATCCGAGTAATTGCCAATCCACCCTGCTCCGGCTTTGGTAACGGCTTCCCTGACGGCATCCTCATGCCCTGCGGGAATAAAAACAACAAGTTTAACAAGCTCTTCCTCCTTGTCCGGGCTTAGGATTTCTATATTTTGTAAACCAAGTTTTTCCGCCAGAACCGCATTTACCCCTTCCACAGCGCTGTCCAGATTGGTATGGGCTGAATAAACAACTAATCCGTTCAAAACAATCTTTTCAATCAATGCACCAAAGGAAGTGTCAAAACGCAAATTCCTTAAAGGCTTAAAAATGAGCGGGTGATGCGAAACAATCATTTCCGCCCCCATACTTAAAGCTTCGTTGACAACATCAGCCGTAACATCCAGAGTCACTAATACTTTGGAAACCTCCCTTGTGGTCGTCCCAACCTGCACACCCACATTATCCCATTCTTCGGCCAGGTGTTTAGGAGCAAACTGTTCTATGTAATTTATAACGGTTTGGCATTTAACAGACATTCTAACACCTCTTCCAGCCTTTTTATCTCTGCCGACATTTTCTCTGATTGCTCCCGGGCCTGAATAGAACCCTGCCGTTTAATCTGAGCCATGATGCGCTTACGGTGCTCCAATTCCTTTTCCAGTTTCTCTTTCAGCAGCGGGTGTTTCCTGGCCAAGAGCACAGGGCCATACAAAATTTCCTCTTCCTTCAGCCGAAACCCGGCGCCTCTCCTGGCCATAATAACGGTATATATTTTATCATCTTCCTGTACCAGTTCTTCGTCGTCAATTACCCACCCATTGGTCATTAGCCACTTTCGCAGGATATCTTCATCAGTCATGGGCTGTAAAACCAGCTTTTTGAGTCCTTGCACAATCAATGGTTGGCCATTTAAAATATCCACAATGGTAGCCCCTCCCATGCCGGCTATAATTGCAGTATCTACTTCGCCCGGTTTTAAAACTGATAAGCCGTCACCCAACCGCACATCTATTTTTCTACTCAGTCCCATCTTTTGTACGTTTTTTAAAGCTGTTTCATAGGGACCTTTGTTCAGATCAGCAGCAACGATATAGTTATTGCCCCTGTTGGCAAGAAATATGGGTAAATAACCGTGGTCTGTTCCAATATCAGCTAATCTGTCGCCGATATCGATAAATGAAGCCAGCGCCAATAATCTTTTTGATAAATTCATAGTCACACCTTAAGCTAAAAGATAACTCTGTTTTATTATTTCAACATCTTTGGTTTAAATACCTTTAAACAACCCAACCCATACTTAATTTACCAAATAAAAATTAAACTTTTGGCGAATTAATATATTTTCCACGGAGATAATAATTAATGAAAAGGGTTCATAACAGCCGAGCGAAGATCATTGCAGGCTCTTTACAGGGTCTGTAATGGTCGGGCAAAGGTTATTACAGGGTCGCCGGTTACCTTTTGGCTCTGTAATAGCCGGAGCGCAGATTGTTATGGGTTCCGCATGGGTTTGCAGCAGCCCGAACGGTTGCTGTAGGCTCAGTAGGGATTCATAACAGTCGGGCCACGATCATCATGGGTTCTGGAAGGTTTTCCCCGGAGTCCGCCCTTTAGAATTATTCTAAAGGTTCCCCTCCGGATGTACAACCTATAGGGTCTGTAGCAGCCGAGAGGTTGCTGCAGGCTCGGTAAGGGTTCATGATGGTCAGACAAAGGTTGTTGTATGTTCCGTAAGGGTTCGTAGCAGTCGAAAGATTGCTGCGGGCTCTGTAGGGATATACAGCAGCCGGCGGTAGGTTGTTATGGGCTCTTTTTTATGTGACTTCCGCCTCGGCCTTATGGTGGGCAAAGGGTCCTTACAAGCAGGGGGTCGGCTAAAACAAAAGCTGTTGGATCTATCCAACAGCTTTAATCCTCCTCTGGTGGGCGATGACAGGATCGAACTGCCGACCCCCTGCTTGTAAGGCAGGTGCTCTCCCAGCTGAGCTAATCGCCCTAACTATCTATATAAATTTTGATTATTATTAATTGGTGACCCCTACGGGATTCGAACCCGTGTTACCGCCGTGAAAGGGCGGTGTCTTAGACCACTTGACCAAGGGGCCTCTATTGGAGGTTGGAAATTGGATGTTAGAGGTGGATATTCGGTTGGAATTCGCTTCAGCGAATTCCTTCCATTTTTCCAACTTCCAACTTCTAACCTCTAACTTCCAGTAAATGGTGGGCCCACCAGGACTCGAACCTGGGACCAACCGGTTATGAGCCGGTTGCTCTACCAACTGAGCTATAGGCCCTTTTCTATTAAATGGCCAGTGCCTTTGGGACACCCACCATATTTGATTTAGTTATGGCTCCCCGGGCAGGACTCGAACCTGCAACCTACCGGTTAACAGCCGGGTGCTCCACCATTGAGCTACCGAGGAACATCTCAAGTGACAAAATACATTATACGATACATTTATAACTTGGTCAATAATATTGTTACTGGAAAATTTAAATTTATTCCTACTTAACAGAAAATATGTCGTGAATACTCAAAAACCCTTCGCTATTCTAAAAAGTCCTTTAATTTTTTACTTCTGCTGGGGTGTCTTAATTTTCTTAAAGCCTTCGCTTCTATCTGCCTGATACGCTCTCTGGTTACCCCAAATTCCTGGCCTACTTCCTCCAAAGTCCTGGACCTTCCGTCATCAAGGCCAAACCTCAACCGCAGGACTTTTTCCTCTCTTGGAGTAAGGGTCTCCAATACCTCTTCCAGTTGTTCACGCAGCAATATAAAGGAAGCTGCTTCTGCCGGAGCGGGCGCATCCTGGTCTTCTATGAAATCACCAAGATGGGAATCCTCCTCTTCGCCGATAGGAGTCTCCAATGAGACAGGTTCCTGGGCAATCTTCATAATCTCCCTCACCCTGTCCACCGGGATATCCATTTCAGCCGCAATTTCCTCAGGAGTTGGTTCGCGCCCAAGCTCTTGCAGTAATTGCCTGGAAACCCGGATTAACTTATTAATAGTCTCCACCATATGCACAGGAATTCGTATAGTTCTGGCCTGGTCCGCGATGGCCCTGGTAATTGCCTGTCTGATCCACCAGGTGGCATAGGTACTGAATTTATAACCCTTACGGTAATCAAACTTTTCTACGGCCTTAATCAAACCCAGGTTACCTTCCTGAATTAGGTCCAGGAATAACAATCCTCTGCCAACATACCTCTTGGCAATACTTACCACCAAACGCAAATTCGCTTCAGCCAGCCGCCGTTTAGCTTCCTCATCTCCTGACTCCATTCTCTTAGCCAGTTCAACTTCTTCTTCAGCGGTCAACAGCGGAACTCGCCCTATTTCCTTAAGGTACATACGGACAGGGTCATCTATACCAATACCGTCGGGTACAGTTAAATCCACTTCAATTTCGGCCTCTTCAGCGTCAGCTTCGATAGCCTCACTATCCAAGGGCTCCAGGTCAGGTACTTCAGGAACCACATCTATTCCCATATTGGCTAACTTTTCATAGATTTCATCTATCTGTTCGGGGTTCAGGTCCACACTCTGCAAAGTGTTCATAATCTCGGTGTAGGTTAAAATACCCCTTTTCTTTCCATTTTCAATTAATTCTTGTACCCCTTCAACTTGTATAATATCCTTGGACATGTATTCCCCCCCTTCCCCAGGGTATTGGTATTTTATATAAGTTTGGAAAACTCCATTAAAAGTTTATCTCGCAGTTCCATATCTTTAGACTGTTCCGCCTGCTCAATTTGTTTCAATAATGTTTCACGGCGGCATTTTATGTCATCATCCTTAATCACCTTAATATAGTCGGCAATTAAGGAGTGCGGGTCGCCCGGCGGTTCCTCCTGCATCATCAAAGCCGAGAGTTTCTGCCTTAGTTCTTTATCTGCCACTTTATCAATAAAAGCAGCAGGTTCAAATTCAATGCCAGAGGCCAAAATTTCATCCAAATAATTTATAATAACAATATATTCCGGAACATCGGTGAAATTCACACCCAGTTCCTCTTTGACTCTTCCATAAAGCTCCTGATGTGTAATCAGCAACCTTATCAGGTTGTCTTCCGCTTGCCGGCGTGCGCTTTTTTTAATTACCTGTTCAGGATTTGTTACCTTGGGGGTTCCTTTAGGCGCTTTAAACTCAGTGTTATTATCCCTTTCTAAGGTAATTTTATCCCATTTGGCCATATTTTTTCTGAATTGCTGCTGATATTTCTTAATTTCTCCCCAAAGTGAATGGGAACTTATGCCTAAAGTTGTTGAAATTAACTTTATTTGTTCTTCTCTTTCAATTTCGCTGGGAATTCTGATTATATTAGGTATTAATTCGCCAACAATTCCTATTTTCCCTTCAATCGTATTACAATCAAATTTTTCCATACCTTTGGCCAATTTATATTCAATCAAAGACTTAGAACCTTCCCTGATTAAGCGGGTAAAACTTTCCGGTCCTTTCTTCCTAATCAATTCATCGGGATCCTTGCCATCCGGGATGGTCACCACTTTCACCCGGCACCCTGTGTCCTGCAGAATCTCTAAACCGCGCAGGGTAGCTGCTACCCCGGCTGTATCCGCATCATAAGCAATATATACATTTGGCGCGTAGCGGGCCAAAATTTTACCCTGTTCCCTGGTCATTGCCGTACCAAGAGAAGCGACCACATTTGAAACCCCATACTGGTGACAGGTAATTACATCCATGTAGCCTTCAACTATAACGACGTGTTCTTGTTCTCTTATAGCCGGAATAGCAAAATTAATCCCGTATAAATTTTTACTTTTGTTAAAAACACTGGTTTCAGGAGAATTCAAATACTTCGGCAGGCTATCATCCAAAACCCGCCCTCCGAAACCAATAACATTATTTTTGTGGTCCCAGATTGGGAACATCACTCTGTTGCGAAACCGGTCATAATAGCCGGTCCCGGTGGACCTTTTTGTTACCAGGCCCTGCGCCTCTAAATAATCTGGCGAATATCCCCTTTTTTGCAAAAATCCCAGCAGGCTGTCCCAGCCAGGCGGCGCAAAACCAAGTTGAAATTTTTCTATAGTAGCCCGGTCAATACCTCTTTTCAGGAGGTATTCCCTGGCTCCGGCAGCTATGTCATGATTAAGCAAAATATAGTGATAAAAGTTTTTAACCAATTCATTTAACCTGTACGCCTTTTCCCTCTGCCTGAGTTTCTGTGCCGCAGCGGAATTTTTACCCTCAGGAATAACTATACCCGCTTTATCGGCCAGAAACTTAGCAGCCTCAGGAAAGTTCAGGTTTTCTATCTGCATAATAAAGGAGATTACATTCCCTCCTGCCCCACAGCCAAAACAGTAATACATCTGCTTTTCAGGGTTCACTGTAAAGGAAGGAGTTTTTTCATTATGAAACGGGCACAACCCCACATAATTCCTGCCCTGTTTTTTCAAACGCAGGTATTCGGATACTATTGTATAAATGTCATTCCTTTGCCTTATTTCATCTACTATATCATCGGGGATAAAACCCAATTAAACCACCCTCAAATCCGACAACTCGTAGTAAATAAGTGATTCGCCAAATATTGATATTTTCCTGCTGCCGGATTTTAAAACCCCCTCTCCTCAAGAGACGGGGTTTTTGCTTCTTTTAATATCCCCTCGATTAATCTAGTTAAATTAAGGCAAAACCTTTGCCTATCAGATTTGGTAAAGGCTTTCGGACCCTTCGTGCGCCCTCCGCCCCGGCGAATTTTAACGCCAAGGTGGCGTTCGACCAACAGCCTCTCCATACTCGCTTCGGAATAAATATATCCTCTTGGGCTTAAAGCCCGGGCCTCTTTGGCCAAGACCAAACTGGCCAGCCCGTAATCACCGGTGACTACAATATTATTTCTCTTTACCCTGTTCAGAATTTCCATATCTACAGCCTGAGAGACATTATCAACATAAATCAAATCTTCCCCAGGTCGCACTTCCCGGCCAAAATGCGCTATACTCGCAATTAGTATAACCGGAATATTAAATTTTTTTGCAACATTGGTTATTTCTGAAAGCACTGGGCAAGAGTCCGCATCGACGAGTATTTTAATGGGATAATTAGTATTATTCGATGTCACATAAAATTTTCCTTCCCGTTTTGACAAATTTTAAAAAGATTCTGCCAAAACATATATTATTTTAACCATAAATTAACAGATTATACAGGTTTAAAAAAGTATTATAACATATAAAGTCTTTTTTATCAAACTATCCAGGGGTCAGGTAAAAATAACTCGGTATATTGTTTTATGGCATAACGGTCTGTCATACCGGCTACGTAATCACAGGCAATTCTGACTATAGATTCGGATTTCTTCAAAACATCCCATTCTTCAGGAAGGGCTTCCGGATGCTCTACAAAATGCATAAACAAGCTTACCAATACTTTTTTCGCTTTTTGTTCTTCTTTTTTGGCGGTAGAACCCACATAAACACGTTCAAACAGAAAGGAACGAAGTTTGTCCATGGCCTCTTTTACTTCCGGGCTCATTTTTATTTCCGGTTGGTCTGTGCTGGCTGTTATCATGTCTCTTACCATAGTATTAATACGCGTACTGTGGTCTTCGCCAAGAACCTTTAAACAATCCCTCGGCAGGTCACTCAACCTGATGATCCCACCCCTGATGGCATCATCAATATCATGGTTAATATATGCCATCCGGTCAGCAATTTTTACAATAGCGCCTTCCAGGGTAGCCGGGGTAACAGGGCCTGTATGGTGCTCGATGCCGTTCCGGACCTCCCAGGTCAGGTTCATGGGTTCAAGCACATCAACCACCCGGAGGCTCTGTTCATTGTGTTTGAAATGCATGCCAAAATGCTCCTGCATAACCACATTTAAAGCCTCTTCGCCGGCATGCCCGAAAGCCGTGTGTCCCAGGTCATGTCCCAGGGCAATGGCTTCTGTCAGGTCTTCATTTAAACGCAGAGCTTTGGCAATAGTACGGGCAATCTGCGCCACTTCAAGGGTATGGGTCAGGCGGGTTCGGTAATGGTCTCCTTCCGGCGCTATAAACACCTGGGTTTTATGTTTGAGCCGCCGAAAAGCCTTGGAATGGACTATGCGATCCCGATCCCTTTGGAATGCCGTCCTTACTTCACATTCCGGAGCCGGTTTCATGCGCCCTCGGCTGTTTCTGGACAAACAGGCATATGGTGAAAGCTGCCGTGCTTCCATTTGTTCCGTTCTCTCCCGGATATTCATTTGCGCACCCCCTCAACCGGAACACTAGGTAAAGAAAAGTCGCGGGCAGTCCCACGACAATTAAGCTATAGCAATTATCTCTGCCTTAAAGCTTTTGTAGCTTCAGCTACTTCATAAACCCGCCGGCCAAGAATGCGGGCCCGCAGCAATCCTGTTTCATCAGCATTGGCAGGCCGCTGGGCACAACCGCCGTGGTGACCGGCGTCATCTTCAATATAACCGTCGCCGACTACCGTCATACCCTGCACCAGCATCATGTCATGAATGGCCTTAACAGTAGTTTCCTGTCCGCCAAAGCGGGCGGCACCCACCGTAACTGCTCCGCCAACAACGTTTAACAGTTTCTTGTTGGCCCGCAGTTGCCTCGTTTTATCCCAGAAACCTTTCAACTGAGCGGAAACAGTACCGAAGTAAACCGGGCTGCCAATAATTATTCCATCGGCTCGGCCGAGCAGTTCATAAACCTTGCCCAGTTCCCGATCCTTAAAACAGTGACCGCCGCAAGGGTTGGAACAGCAGTTGCAAAAAGGTATCGTCGCACTCTTCATAGCCTCAGCAGCATGAATGATAACAATTTCAGCCCCCTTTTCCCTGGCCGGTTCCAGGGCGGCACTTAATAATGCAGCAGTATTATCTTCTTTATTCGGGCTGCCGTTCAAGCCGATAATTAACACTCTGTTCACCTCTCCGCAGCATCAACTAAAAACATAATTTAATTTTATTCTAGCTCGGGCAAAATGTTCCTGCAAAAAAAAAATATTTAGCCGGTACTTAATGGAAACCTTGCAAGACTTTTATAAACGGGGCCGGCAGGCGTAAGCCGGCTTTCATACAATATTACTTCGCCAACATGGACTGTTAACCCTGTAATCCCTTCCACCGTTCCCTGTGGGGACAAATGAAATACCTTTTCCGGCTGCTTTTTTAACCGGCCGAGGGTCAGATGGGGAATATATTTCTTGGTATCCCGGGCTAAACCAATTTCCTCGGCGATTTCGTCTATAATTTCGTGCAATCTGGCCAGGTTACTACCCGGATCACAGACCCCAGTCCACAGAACATTAGGATTTTTCAAGTTTGGAAATCCTCCGATTTTCGTGAGCTTAAACCGAAAACTTCCTACACTGCTCAGCCTTTCGGGAATCATATCTTTAAGCCTGCCGATTTGCTGTTCTGAAATATCGCCGAAAAATTTTACAGTCAAATGCAGGTTCTGTCGTTCCACCCATTTTATTCTAAAACCCTCTGGTCCGGCTACCTTCTCAATGGATTCCTGCACAGCGGAAAGCTGCCGTTTGGCCTCACCGGACAGCGGAACAGCCAGAAAGCAGCGTTTCAAACTCAGGGCGCTCACCCCTTTTGACTAATTTTCCTGATCGCTTTTACCGCCTCATCTACCGTATAAGGTAATGTATCTGGCGTAAATTCCGGCAGCCGGCTGAAAATCTGCGCTACGATGGGTAGGCGTAAATTAGCCTGAGAGACAATATCTTTATTCACCAGCAGTTCTTTACCTCCTTCGGCCAGTGTCCTACCCGATTTGATGACAATAATCCGGTCAGCCCATTCCGCGGCCAGATCCATATCATGAGTGGCTAACAGAATAGTTTTACCCCTCTCATAAAAGCCGGCCAGAATCTCCATAAGCACGTCCTGTCCCCCAGGATCCAGATAAGCCGTGGGCTCATCGAGAATTATTACTTCCGGGTCCATGGCCACAACCCCGGCAATGGCCACCCTTTTCTTCTGGCCGAAGCTCAGGTGGTGAGGCGCTTTATCCTTGAATTCCCACATACCTACTAATTTCAGGGCATCCTCTACCCGGGATTTAACTTCATCGCGGCCCAAACCCATATTCAGCGGGCCAAAAGCAACATCGTCCCATGCCGTCATAGCAAATACCTGGTCATCAGGGTCCTGAAATACCAAACCCACCTTATTCCTGATCTCTTTTTCTGTAGCCGGTGATACCTCTATCCCCGCCACTTTAATGCTTCCCTGCTGAGGCAGGTTGATGGCATTCAAGTGCAACAACAGGGTTGACTTACCTGCTCCGTTGGGTCCGACCAAAGCCGTCCGTGAACCCTTTGGTACGGAGAGGGATATTCCTTTTAAGGCGTGGGTATCATCTTTATACCGGTAATGCAGGTCATTTACTTCTATGATATTTTCTATGTCGGCTCCCTTGTTTACCGTACCCATTCTATAACCCCCTCCTGTCCAGGATAACGAGAACAATACCGGCACCAAGCACCAAAACTGTCCAGATAAAATCCTTCGGCATCATCCTAAAATCATGCAGTGTTTTCATTTTCCCCGTATACCCCCGGGAAAGCATAGCCAGATATACCCGTTCTCCCCTCTCATATGCTCTTATAAACAGCGAACCCACCAACTGCCCGAGGGTGCGCAGCGTATGCAGGTGCCAGATATTCTTGCCGGCCACAAAGGCCCTGGCCTTGCGGGCCCGCCGCATACGTTTTAATTCATCCATGGCCACAAAAATATAGCGGACGGTAAATTCAAGAAGCTGTAGAAAAACAGCCGGAACCCGCAGTTCGGCCAAAGCCTTTAAAAGGTAGTTGAACCTTGTCGTCAAGGTCAGAAAAAGCACGGCCAATATGGAGGCCAAAACCCGGCCAAAGAGCATAACAGCTTCCCGGACTCCCTCTTTCGTCGCCGTTAACGTTACCACCCAGAGGTTCACATGAAGCAAAGTCTCTCCCGGCTTAATAAAAGGGAAAATCAAAATCATTATCCCGGCAAAAGGTATGACCCAGGTAATTCGGCTGAAAATATAACTTAAAGGTATTTGGGCAAATATCAGTAACAAAATCCAAAAGAAAGCGGTCGCGAACAAAAGGGCCGGCGTCTTAACCCCGGCAGCGAGGAAAATAAAAACAAGAGTGGTCACCGTCTTGGCCCTGGGATCAATGCGATGAAAAAAGGTATCCATTTGGGCGAATTCGTCAAGGTGAAAATGTTTCATGGTTTGGCTCCCCTGTTGTAATATTCCGGATTTATTATATCACCAACTGGAGCCTTCTTGAAACTTTTTTCAGCAAAGTTTTTATTTCTTAACCCATACGTTTTTGCATGCGGCGTCCTATCCACCTGGCTAAAATGTTAAACAGCAGCACCACTATGATTAAAACTGCAGCCGACCCATCTGCCACGGCCCGCACATCGGGTATAAGACTTTCGGAATTAACCTTCCATATATGAACCGCCAAGGTTTCCCCGGGTCTGA contains the following coding sequences:
- the rpoD gene encoding RNA polymerase sigma factor RpoD, with translation MSKDIIQVEGVQELIENGKKRGILTYTEIMNTLQSVDLNPEQIDEIYEKLANMGIDVVPEVPDLEPLDSEAIEADAEEAEIEVDLTVPDGIGIDDPVRMYLKEIGRVPLLTAEEEVELAKRMESGDEEAKRRLAEANLRLVVSIAKRYVGRGLLFLDLIQEGNLGLIKAVEKFDYRKGYKFSTYATWWIRQAITRAIADQARTIRIPVHMVETINKLIRVSRQLLQELGREPTPEEIAAEMDIPVDRVREIMKIAQEPVSLETPIGEEEDSHLGDFIEDQDAPAPAEAASFILLREQLEEVLETLTPREEKVLRLRFGLDDGRSRTLEEVGQEFGVTRERIRQIEAKALRKLRHPSRSKKLKDFLE
- a CDS encoding zinc ribbon domain-containing protein gives rise to the protein MKEYLKLLWDLQNLESQLNELGRPLKSGTAKLKQLKTELVEFKQIYEQKKNKFEQIKKKNWAREHEVESLKEKLAATNFLLYSDKVSSPKELKQAQHKVEQIEKQIAALEDEIIDNLEKMEGIENELSSVKQEIEAGIKEFKILCTAFQREKDSREAEVSRISDDIEKLKESIGPEILRWFTEMREKFPDKKPVALIQHDTCTGCNMVLSIETVKRLKNQENSEDIFCENCGRILFTL
- a CDS encoding reverse transcriptase-like protein; protein product: MADLTIYLCGTVSRKTNTAGIGMVACTDKTTTLMEKGEYVGQTSLNEAGYLALNKALERAVNWNFGSVDIYTDNELMFKQLKGVFDVRDKKLKMLHERACSLLEENPLVNLYLIDRETNKQAYELAKAAANLEENIHTVSVEPDRESPLTWKVIAFTPKLMLVEFNYPKGLILPLHKHLHEQTSYLVKGKLKYAIAGRDIILTKGTGLAITGQVEHQVEALADSREIVSYYPMRFDLLPKKEDNNNANSGAQVQTTLFG
- a CDS encoding tRNA (adenine(22)-N(1))-methyltransferase — protein: MNLSKRLLALASFIDIGDRLADIGTDHGYLPIFLANRGNNYIVAADLNKGPYETALKNVQKMGLSRKIDVRLGDGLSVLKPGEVDTAIIAGMGGATIVDILNGQPLIVQGLKKLVLQPMTDEDILRKWLMTNGWVIDDEELVQEDDKIYTVIMARRGAGFRLKEEEILYGPVLLARKHPLLKEKLEKELEHRKRIMAQIKRQGSIQAREQSEKMSAEIKRLEEVLECLLNAKPL
- a CDS encoding Nif3-like dinuclear metal center hexameric protein translates to MSVKCQTVINYIEQFAPKHLAEEWDNVGVQVGTTTREVSKVLVTLDVTADVVNEALSMGAEMIVSHHPLIFKPLRNLRFDTSFGALIEKIVLNGLVVYSAHTNLDSAVEGVNAVLAEKLGLQNIEILSPDKEEELVKLVVFIPAGHEDAVREAVTKAGAGWIGNYSDCTFQVDGIGTFKPLAGSDPFIGAVGQLEKVEEKRLETILPKQNLNSVLKAMLKAHPYEEVAYDVYPLFNRGKVFGLGRMGVLNEETTLGRFADRVKKTLNVQTVKVVGDLAKTVKRVAVCGGSGASLLHKAFFAGADVLVTGDVKYHEALEAKEMDLHLIDAGHNGTEIVILDQLAAFLKERLVKDGVEIYVSQVNTDPFTFL